AGTTATCGTCCGAACACTTCAATTCGTAAGTGACTGTCCTGACAAGTGCCCCATTGGAGTAATAGAACATGCTATCAACTCGATCTGGCCTGGAGGGCCTTGTATGATACAAGTATGAAAGAACTAAGTGACCGTCCGCATCAAACACGTTCTTGCGCTTTTCGATGAAGTCCCACTTGTTCCAATGTTCCCTGTCTTTTAGCGTCTTGTCCTTCCGCATCTGTATGCTGCTATCAATTCTATGATGCGGACCATAATATTGAATCTCGATGCCATGAGACATCTTGCTACTATCCTTTATCGTGAGCACATTACCCGACAAAGAATACTGCCATGCTGTAATCAGAGGACTGCCGCCGGTGACCCAGCTCTCCTCGTAAAGGTGCCTGCCCCAAGAATCGTACGTTGCGATGCTTCCTCCACCGGTCCCCAAAGCGTGTTCATAACGGACAGTGTCGTTCGAATCAAACTTCATGATGGACCGGTATGTACCGTGCGATTCTGTTGTTGTTGTAATGATGGTGTCGCCAACAATCTCAAATGTAGTTTGCGATGTATCGATTAAGTTGGCCCGATTCCATTTTTCAATCTTTCTCACCCACTGCAATCGATGTGAACGGACCCATTTGATAACGTTAGGATTAAGCCTGAAGAAGTCTATCCCAGGCTCCACATGTTCAGGCCATTGTTGCGCACGTGTTTTGGCTGCTACAAGTAGCAAGGCACAACTGCAAGATATGAGCAAAGCCAGCCGCATGTCTCTTAGGCGTACGGTACCATCCGTTTCTGCGTCGTACTCATTAGCGCCTCGCGGACCCAGCGGCCGTTCTCCTCGGCGTAGCGGCGGACGGCCAGGCGCTCCTTGTTGCACGGGCCATCGCCATTGATGACGCGGAAGAATTCATCCCAGTCGGGCTGCGTGTATTCCCACTTGCCGGTCGCTTCGTCCTTGCGGAGTGCGGGGTCGGGCAGTGTCATTCCAAGCTCCCAAATCTTCGGCACATACTGCTCGATGAAGTCCTGCCGCATCTCTTCGTTGCTCGCCATCTTCACTTTCCAGCGCATCAGCTTTTCGGTGTGGACCGAGATCGTGTCCGGCGGACCGAAGAAGTGCATCATCGGCGGAAACCACCAGCGGTTCAGCGCGTCCTGCAGCATCTCGCGCTGCACCGGCGTCCCGACTGCCAGCGCGACGAACGCATCGTAGCCTTGCTTGAGATGAAAAGACTCTTCATAGCAGATTCTCTCAAGCGCGCGGCAGTATGGGCCGTAGCTGCCCTTCGCGTTTGCAAGCTGGTTGACGATCGCGCCGGCATCGACCAAAAAGCCGATCACGGCAATGTCGGCCCACGTCTTCGCGGGATAGTTGAAGATATTGCTATACTTCGACTTGCCCGAAATGAGATCGTTGATCATCGCCTCGCGCGTTTTGCCGAGCGTTTCGGCGGCGGAGTAGAGCAAGTGCCCGTGCCCGACTTCATCCTGCACTTTGGCAATCAGCGCGAGTTTGCGCTTGAGCGTTGGCGCGCGTGTGATCCACGTCCCTTCCGGCAGCGCGCCGATGATCTCGGAATGGGCGTGCTGCTCGATCATGCGCAGAAGTTGGCGGCGATATTCCGCGGGCATCCAGTCGTCCGGCTCGATCTTTTCGCCACGCGCAATGCGAGCTTCGAACTCGGCTAACTTAGCGGGATCTTCGGCCTGTCCATTCTGAGCAGGCTTTGCATCTGGTTCGATGTAGGCGTTTCCGTACATAGTTATCTGGCGATTATTCCTTCGATCAATATTGTGGTGATCTGGTTCAGCTCTTCCAGAGTGGGTTTCCGCTGCGTGCGATACGACTCGTATGTCCAATTGGTCGCGGAAAGGAGGGTATGGGTTGCGAGGATTGGATCGATGCGTCTGAACAAGCCGCGATCCATTCCTTCTTCAAGAATCGAACGGAACATTCGTTCGTACCGGCGCCGCATCAATTTGAAATCGGTGATGTAGGGCTCGCCCATGTGCCGCCACTCGTGCAGGAACACGGCGGAGGCATCCGCGTTAAAGGTAATCACTCCGAAGTGAGCTTCCATCGCAGCGCGGAGCTTTTCCTTTGGATCGATCGAGCTACGCATCACGGGCTCGATTGCCGCAAAAAATGATTCGGCCATTGCGAAGCAAATGTCGCGGAGGATTTCTTCTTTCGAACCGATATGATTGTAGAGGCTCGCAGCCTCGATCCCGATCCCATCGGCAAGATCGCGCATGGATGTCGCGCTGTATCCGCGCTCGCGGAACAATGTCTGAGCTTTCAGGCGAATCTGATCTCTTCTGGCGACAGTTTTCACGACAATAACTAACGTTAGTTAGTTACAAACCAGGGGGCTGGAAAATGGTTCTCTAATCTATAGCAAGCCAGTGAACCGTGAGAAAAGCGGCAACACATAGCTAATTCCGACAGAGACTTCCGGCAAGCGCAATCCGTGTATGAAATCTTCACTGCCAAAAACGCCGGTGAGAGGATAACCGCCAGCAATCAGCAACAGAAGAGCATGGTCGTCGTGCGTGGCAAGTGGGAGCCCGATCACAAGTCTCGGCTCCAATACAACATTCATCAGTGAAGCGCCCGCGTATTTCGCAGTCGAGAGAGGATCGCTTCCAATGTGGGTGATCGCTTTGCCATTAATTGGCCACTCGATCGAAAGACCAAGACTTACAAGTCCGCGATAGCTCAAGCCCGGCGTGAGAGTAAGATACTGCAATATCCAGCCAGTATCGATAGCAGACCTCTCATTGAAAAATGCTCGTGTCTCATAACCGGCCGCAACGAACTCACCTAAAAAGTGGCCGAGAATGCTCGGAATGCGAATACCCAAAATCCCGACTGCCTCCCAACCGATCTCGCCCTTCATTCCCGAGTTCGGCAGCGACATCCCACCCATAAGCACTGGAGCGAAATAGGCTTCTAACCTCGGATGCTGAATGGGTCGAAGCATCATGGGCTTGTAGAATTCGGTATCCGATACTTCCTTCCAATCCGAAACTCCTTTAACATGCGAAGCCTGAATCTCCTGTTTGAGGCCAGACTCATTAATCAAAACGACCCAATTCGAATCTCGGGAGATAACATGCCCCATAAAGGCGCCATATGGCTTCATCGAAAGCATGATGCGCCCAGTATCTGGTCCGGCGTGAACCCACAGCGCATTGGAGTCTCGCGCAACCCACTTCATGTGCGGGTGCGGTTTTAGGGAATCAGCTTCTGTCCTTGCAAGCAGGACGACCGGAAGGAAAAGAACAAGTCCACACAGAATGCATCGTCTCATATCCCAATAACCCAAGACACCCGAGAAAGTTACGCCGCTTCCCGATGCTTCGCCCGTTCCAGCGCGCTCTCGACGATGGTGCCGAGCAAATCCTTGAAGGGAATCCGCGCGGCCTTGGCGCTGCGAGCGATGCCGGTGCCTTCGGAGAGATTCGGGTTTGGATTGACTTCGAGGATAAACAACTCGCCATCTTTATTCATCCGCATATCGACGCGCGCATAGTCGCGGGTGCCAAGTGCGTCGGTTGCTTTCATGGCCAGATCCTGGGCACGCTTGGCTGTTTCCGGTGGCAGATCGGCGGGACATGAAGGGATTGTCTTGTGGTATGCCTCGTGGAGCGTATCCCACTTCGCCTGGAAGCTAACGATTTTATAGAGGTGCTCGGGCATGTCTTCGAATGTGATCTCGGAGATCGGCAACGCGCGGCGCGAAGCGCCATTACCAAGCACAGCCACGTTCAACTCGCGACCTTCGATATATTCTTCGATCAGCACGTCCATCTTAAAATCTTCAAGGACGAATTCGGTACGTGCCTTCAGAGCCTTCATCGAACTAACAATACTCGCGTTCTCGATGCCTCCGGAGCCATCTTCGCAAGCGGGCTTGACGATCAGTGGATAATGAAGGTTATGCCGCGACTTGAAATCATCCATTGTGCGAATGGTGATCGAGCGCGGCGTCGGCAGATCGCGAGAGCGAAGGATCGCCTTCGCAAGCGGTTTATTCTGACATAACGCGAGCGTGAACGGTGGCGCGCCAGTATAGGGAATCTCGAGTAACTCATAGAACGAAGCCACGTTCATCTCCTGCTCGGGACGCCCATGGAAGAATTCAACGAGATTAAAGACCACATCGATTTTGCGGCGCGCAAGAAACTTAAACAGCCGTTCGAACCGATCTTTCACGTTATAGCTCGCAACCTTATAGCCAGCATCGACGAGCGCCGTTTCGATATTCGCATATTCCTGCTCGGCGGGAATATCTTCAAGATCGAAATACGGCGTGAACCCGAGTGCTTCGGCGGTCAGATCGACCGGTGCATCCGCGGACGATCGATCCTCCGCGGCAGGCGTGGATGGGATATCGTTATAAAGAAGTGCAACGACGGTCTGACGAGCCAAGGGTTAAAGATGTTCTAAAATTGAGTACGTTCCTACAGATAGTGAAATCAGAAAATAGTTTGAACCGTTCGCGTTATCATTAACGATCGATGCGCCATGTACACTCTCCCTCGCCATCGATGAATGGCATTTTAATACGTGGCGCTTGATTTCGATGTAAATTTGTGAATTGGCAATGCGATTAATTGTGTCTCGTTACTCGTTAGCCATTATTGCTCATACTAAACTCGTTTAACACAACGCCCATGCATACACGGCTTTATTGTCAAATCTTTTTGGGTCTGCTGATCGCAGCGATCTTCACAACAGAGTTCTCCAGTACCGCCAGCGCGCAGGATCGAACGCTGACGGTCCTTGCCAGCGGCTCTTCAAGCGCCGTTGCCGATCACGTCACACTTGCGTTGACCGTTTCGAGCGGTGATGTCACGGCCACCGGCCTCTTTGTTCGGCAAAACGATGTCGTCGCACGTCTCAAGAAGGCACTGGAGGGAGCGGGTATTGCTGCGCAGGATATCACCGAGCAGCCATTTCACTTGACCCCGAACTATGAGTATGGACAGAATGGCACTCGCATTATCGGCTATCGCATTGATACGCCGTTGGAAGTCACGCTCGATCATGTCGATGATCTTGCTCGGATGATCGATCTCGCAACGGCAAGTGGAGCATCGCAAATTGCCGTTGGCAGTTTCTCGAGTGGCGGCGGCTATTCCTTGCATGGCGAAGCCGTTAAGGCCGCCATCGCAAACGCTCGCAAGGAAGCCGCCGGCATTGCGAAAGAGATGGGCAAGACGCTTGGTGATATCGTTTCTGTATCTGAAACCGAAGATGCCGCCAAGGCCGCGCCGGCTGGACGCGGCGAAGAAGAAGAGCGACGGGAGTCCCGCGCGACGGCTCCGCAGCCCAACACCATGAGTGAAAAGGCAGAACTTAAAGTAGTATTTGAACTCAAATAGAACCAGGATTGCACTGATGATGCCGATTGCGCGGAATGATTTCAGGGATATGCACTCGTCCTCCGAAAGATTACGCTAAAGCAGAAAGATAATCGCCGATATTCTTCAGACGCTCATCCAATAATCAATCCGCATCATCAGCGTAATCCAGGTTCAGAACGGAAATTCAAACTCCTCGATCGGTATCCCCTTGGCAATGTCCGGGACCGCGCGGAACCCGGGTTTCTTTGTCAGCCACTCACTGAAGATTAGTGCAAGATCGTCCGTCATTGGATTGCACTTCAAATCCAGGCGCGTTCTATCTTTGGATAGACTCATTCGGCTATCCGTCAGTATATTCAGATAGTCTTTGGCTTCTCGGCTGTCCAACCGATGAAGTCCATAGGAGCGTTTGAATTCCTCGAGAGTAGTCAAGAACAGCCCGCCGGTATCCAAAATGAACAGAGGATATTTGCGACCGTTTCGAGATAGTTGGTAGGCTTTCATGTGCTTGCGCTTCTCGATCAACTGGAAACCGGAAGCTGGATCATTGGATGCAAACGGAACGCCAATCGCTCTGTCTGTAAAGCTCCTGATCTTTCATTTATACAATAGGGTTGAGCCTTGCGAAATCATGAATGGGATTCTTCAATACTCTGACTGTGGTTGAAGGTTCATGATGGGCACTTTGTCTTTTCGGGCTCGAATTGGAAAGGAACTGCTAGCTTTTTTCTGGATGCTGCTTATTCCCTTCAGTCTTCGAGCTTCGGATGATTCGCTCGTTGTCCGCAGCCCGGTCCAGCATGGTCGCCTTGCGGTGTACCTGATTGAATTACCTGAAAGCGGGCAGCAACACTATCTTACACTCGATGCCGCATTGCGGTCGGGGCGGGTTATCCTCCACGAGAACAATAGTCAGACGCTCTGGATCGAGAATTGCTCCGATACCGATTTGTTCATCCAGTCCGGTGAGATCATCAAAGGAGGGCAACAGGACCGCATGCTTGCCAGTGACATGATTGTTGCCGCTCACGATACATCCCGCGAACTTCATGTCTATTGTGTTGAGCAAGGCCGATCGACGAAGCGCGGTGTCGAACCGATCGAAACATTTAGTGCTTCACCAGAAATCGCCCCGGTCCCGCATCTTCGCCAGATAGCGGAACATGAGCTTACTGCCAAACTTCTCACTCCTCATCTCAATGGCCTGACTGCGCCCGATCCCGAGCAGGCACGACTCTTCTCATCCCTCAGTGCATTGCCGGAATTCCATCAGGTTGTCGATGCAGCTCAGGAGGCCATCTGGAAGGACGTCGAAATCGTTCAATCCGGACTGACTCGCTCGTTGAGAGATAGCGTCACTCGTAATACTTCGCCCACGAGTCTTGAACTGACACTGGAACATCCTTCGCTTGCCTCTGAACGTCGCCAGTTCGAAGCCGACTTGCTTCAGATCGTTACCGATCATCCGGCAACGTGCGGCTCGATCTATGTCTTTGACGGCCATATCATAGGCGGCGATATTTATTCGAGCCACTCGCTATTTGCGGCTCTTTGGCCGAAGTTGCTCCGGAGTCTTGCGACACAATCGCTGCTCGTGCCGACCGATGCAAAGTCAAAGCCGTTGCCTACAACGGATGACATCCTCAATTATCTGGATGCCAGCACACATGGCAACATGGCACAGCAAGCAGTGAATGAACGAACCATGACCGAGGTAACGGAATCACAATCCTGCGATCGGTTTGCGACGCGAGATATGAAATTTCAGGACACCATTCACATCGCGCTGTTGCCGCGTTCGAACTAAGCGCTTAACGCCTTCAGTCTACCTGATTGTCACCACTTTTGAGGAATGTATCTTCTTTCCATTTGATGGATCGGTGGCTTCGAGACGCAGAACGTACATTCCTTTCTCGAGCTTCTTGTCAGCATCGGACTTGCCATTGAACGGCACTTCATAGTATCCCGGCGTTTTTAATTCTTCGAACGGGAATGTCCGAACCACTTTGCCGGTCATATTTTCGAGAGTCAGCTTCACATAGGCTCGAGATTTCAGACCGAACTGAAACGTCCATTGATGCTTCTTGAACTTGACAGCGGTGATGGCGGCGTCATCCGGCAGCTTCATTACCTCGGGCGGCGTCACACCCTTGCCAGATAGCGTGAGAAGCACCGTATCGCTTTGGAAAATTGCTATGACCTTGCTGGCGTATGCTTTCGTTTCTTCGGCTTTGAAGCAGATGTTGATATAAAAACTTGTATTAGCACCGACCGTAATCGGCAGCATTTCGGCCGATGGAGATGAAATCGAAAAATGGCGCGGGTCCATCGAGCGGAGCTGCGTCAACAGACGGGGATGATCGGTCGTGTTTGTGAGAGACACATTCGCGCAGTTTTCGATACCAATGCTTTGAGGCGCAAAATCCAATTTGGGCCGTTCGAATGCAAGAGTTCCCTCATCGGAGGCAATCCGAATTGGTTGTTGCGGCTGAATAAATACGCCGCCAGAGCCTTGAGCCAGAACGATCGAAGGAAATATGAAAAGGACGAAAAAACCAATAACCGATTTACGCATGGGTGAGTAACGAGCATTCCTCTGACGAGGTTTCTCTTCGGGCAGCGGGTTTTATCTTCGCCGCTTCCGCGCAATCGCCGTAAGGATCAATAGGAGTCCACTCAATAGAACGAGGCCGAGCAGCACACGCGCACTCCAATGGATCAGGCTAAACTCGAAGTGCGGGCTGTAAGCATCCTGTACGATATAGCGCGCGTCCCTCGCGCCAAGCATCATGGTGCGCGCGCCTCGCGCGGCGCGGAGTGGCAACCGGTCAAGGAGTGGCGCAAGCGGCGTGAGGCCTCCATAGCGATGGGCATAGCGCCAAGCAAAGTCGTTGTTCGCATGCAGGATCGAGCACGGCACGAGCAACCGAAGTTCGGAAACGACGCGCACGGGAGTCCGCTCGTTCGGATATTCGAAGTACCGAATGGCTCGCACCGATGGATCCCCAGCCACCAATGCGCGCCTTAGCGCCGCAAAGCCCGCGGGAGTATCGCTCGCACCGATGGTGTAGTAACAGTGATAGTAGGGGTCGATTGTTCGCCATGACTGGGCCGGCGCATCCCACACTTCGATAAGATTGTGTCCATTGCCGCCAAGTCCGTCCCTACCTGCCAAATCCCATAAGCGCGTGTAAAAACCAAATCGCGCAAGCAGTCGCGCAATGCCAATATCGACATTATAGCAATGGATCGCTCGTGACTGCTGGAGCGCGCGCAAGCAACTATCGGGATCGTCCAACATCGGCAACGCATCGCCCACGACTGCCGGATGGGAGCGATCGAACACAGTCAGAATGGCAATGGCATCAGTGGCATCCTGCCGAGGAAACATTTCATTAGATATGACCGGAAGAAATCGCATGGCATCATTGTCGAGCGGCCCTGCCCGCATGACCTCCAGAGAATCGATGGATACGTACGATCCGACCGCCAACCGAATCCGATGCGGCGAGCAGAGCAAGATCGCCAGTGCTACCAGCGAGAGCACGAAACAAATGAGCAGGGGCTTTTTCAACCGCAACAGGAGCATGGCATTGTTTAACGCGATCCGGGCCAAAGAATCACAGCACGTATAGAACTATCCAACATGCAAATAGGATTCGGCATCCCGATAGAGGCGAAGAAATTCATTCCGCGTGGCCGCGTGCCCAACTTCGCGTAGCTCGGGATCCTCATGGACGAGCGCATCGGCATCCCGAAGCGTCTGCTCTACGATAGCGATGTCGGTCGTGAGGTTTGCCATCTTCAACATGACTTTACCCGACTGCTTGACGCCGAGAATCTCGCCGGTCCCACGGATCGCGAGATCAGCTTTCGCAATCTCGAAGCCATCCGACGTTCGGACCAACGTATTGAGTCGTTCGAGCGCGAGCGAAGATTGCTCGAGTTGCTCGCTGGTCTCCATCGAACCCTCATGTTGGTCGGGTGAAAGCTTCTCGCTTGCGACGAGCACACAAGCGGAGTCTGCGCTCCCACGGCCAACGCGGCCGCGAAGCTGATGAAGCTGTGCCAGACCAAAACGCTCGGCATGCTCGATAATCATCACGGTCGCATTTGGAACATCCACGCCGACTTCGATTACCGTCGTCGCCACGAGCACATCAAAGGCATGGTCGCGGAAGCGCTCCATCGCATCTTGCTTGTCCGCGCCGGACATCTTGCCATGCACCAGCCCCACACGGACATCTTTGAACTCACCGTGTCGCAGGACCTCATATGCTTTCTCCGCCGCCTCGGAATCGACTTTCTCGGATTTCTCACGCAGGGGGTAGACAATAAAGACTTGCTCGTTGCGTTCGCGAATCCGTCGCTTCGCCGCCTCATAAATCTTGGGGTGATCATGTTCGAAAAAGAGCATGGTCTTGATCGGCTTCCGTCCGGCTGGCATTTCGCGGATGGTACTCACGGCCATATCGCCATATAGCGTTAGCGCCAGCGTGCGTGGGATGGGTGTGGCGGACATGATAAGTACATCGGGAGTCACAGGCGGCAGGGATGAAGTACGAGGAATAAGGGATGAAGGTACAGTGCTTTCATCCGCCACTCGGGCATTGTGATCATGGAAGGCCTTTTCGATCAGTGCTTTGCGCTGCGCGACTCCGAAGCGGTGCTGTTCATCGGTGACGATAAATCCGAGATGCTCGAAGCGCACACCTTTTTCAATCAGCGCGTGGGTACCGATTGCGATGTGTGCCTGGCCACTCACGATAGCGTTCAGAGTGCTCTTGCGAAGCTTCGCGCCCTGTCCACCAACGAGGAGTACACATTCGATGGATGTATCCTTCAGCAGATTGGTGAGCGTTGCATAGTGCTGTTGCGCGAGCACTTCGGTGGGCGCCATGAACGCACACTGATAGCCTTGCTCGATGGCGGCCAACATTGCAAGCAGTGCGACGATCGTCTTGCCGCTGCCGACATCCCCTTGCAGCAGGCGGTTCATCGGGTAGTTGCGCCCGCCGGATTTCGACATATCATTCAGAATGTCGCGCAGTGATTGCTTCTGGTCGCCTGTCAACTGATAGGGCAACGTTACCAGAAGCTGCTCGGCGGGACCCGGATCGATTACCTGTTGACCATCGAGGGCGGAAAGCAATCGCGACACATCGATCTTCAAGACCGACTTCGCGGCACTCCGCACGCGACGGCGCTCGACGGCCAGCCGCAACTGGAGGAAGAATACTTCTTCATACTTCAGTCTTCGGCGTGCGTCCTCTAATCGGTCAGGACTTTGTGGATGATGCACCTCGAT
The window above is part of the Bacteroidota bacterium genome. Proteins encoded here:
- the paaA gene encoding 1,2-phenylacetyl-CoA epoxidase subunit PaaA produces the protein MYGNAYIEPDAKPAQNGQAEDPAKLAEFEARIARGEKIEPDDWMPAEYRRQLLRMIEQHAHSEIIGALPEGTWITRAPTLKRKLALIAKVQDEVGHGHLLYSAAETLGKTREAMINDLISGKSKYSNIFNYPAKTWADIAVIGFLVDAGAIVNQLANAKGSYGPYCRALERICYEESFHLKQGYDAFVALAVGTPVQREMLQDALNRWWFPPMMHFFGPPDTISVHTEKLMRWKVKMASNEEMRQDFIEQYVPKIWELGMTLPDPALRKDEATGKWEYTQPDWDEFFRVINGDGPCNKERLAVRRYAEENGRWVREALMSTTQKRMVPYA
- a CDS encoding TetR/AcrR family transcriptional regulator, which encodes MKTVARRDQIRLKAQTLFRERGYSATSMRDLADGIGIEAASLYNHIGSKEEILRDICFAMAESFFAAIEPVMRSSIDPKEKLRAAMEAHFGVITFNADASAVFLHEWRHMGEPYITDFKLMRRRYERMFRSILEEGMDRGLFRRIDPILATHTLLSATNWTYESYRTQRKPTLEELNQITTILIEGIIAR
- a CDS encoding ATP-grasp domain-containing protein; its protein translation is MARQTVVALLYNDIPSTPAAEDRSSADAPVDLTAEALGFTPYFDLEDIPAEQEYANIETALVDAGYKVASYNVKDRFERLFKFLARRKIDVVFNLVEFFHGRPEQEMNVASFYELLEIPYTGAPPFTLALCQNKPLAKAILRSRDLPTPRSITIRTMDDFKSRHNLHYPLIVKPACEDGSGGIENASIVSSMKALKARTEFVLEDFKMDVLIEEYIEGRELNVAVLGNGASRRALPISEITFEDMPEHLYKIVSFQAKWDTLHEAYHKTIPSCPADLPPETAKRAQDLAMKATDALGTRDYARVDMRMNKDGELFILEVNPNPNLSEGTGIARSAKAARIPFKDLLGTIVESALERAKHREAA
- a CDS encoding SIMPL domain-containing protein (The SIMPL domain is named for its presence in mouse protein SIMPL (signalling molecule that associates with mouse pelle-like kinase). Bacterial member BP26, from Brucella, was shown to assemble into a channel-like structure, while YggE from E. coli has been associated with resistance to oxidative stress.): MHTRLYCQIFLGLLIAAIFTTEFSSTASAQDRTLTVLASGSSSAVADHVTLALTVSSGDVTATGLFVRQNDVVARLKKALEGAGIAAQDITEQPFHLTPNYEYGQNGTRIIGYRIDTPLEVTLDHVDDLARMIDLATASGASQIAVGSFSSGGGYSLHGEAVKAAIANARKEAAGIAKEMGKTLGDIVSVSETEDAAKAAPAGRGEEEERRESRATAPQPNTMSEKAELKVVFELK
- a CDS encoding ATP-dependent DNA helicase RecG; translated protein: MEDTPEAALTWAIQKSKLGQVEGAQRGSLALRKEMAVALRSVPRLGTKKIDALIEAGFERLEDLAFHYPGRYLDARQLVPLKELRKYLMKPVSVRGRVLASSVIPGRHRARAAIALQDDSGGVLQLVFFDYPEWRAKMFQKGQQYLVAGYVGMFNSTLQIVQPPFVEHLEHPEEFIEGQMLPLYYLSSALRKSGFRDKQFREIIHTAVQYCESQGHFKEILPREILERENLIGRPDAIIEVHHPQSPDRLEDARRRLKYEEVFFLQLRLAVERRRVRSAAKSVLKIDVSRLLSALDGQQVIDPGPAEQLLVTLPYQLTGDQKQSLRDILNDMSKSGGRNYPMNRLLQGDVGSGKTIVALLAMLAAIEQGYQCAFMAPTEVLAQQHYATLTNLLKDTSIECVLLVGGQGAKLRKSTLNAIVSGQAHIAIGTHALIEKGVRFEHLGFIVTDEQHRFGVAQRKALIEKAFHDHNARVADESTVPSSLIPRTSSLPPVTPDVLIMSATPIPRTLALTLYGDMAVSTIREMPAGRKPIKTMLFFEHDHPKIYEAAKRRIRERNEQVFIVYPLREKSEKVDSEAAEKAYEVLRHGEFKDVRVGLVHGKMSGADKQDAMERFRDHAFDVLVATTVIEVGVDVPNATVMIIEHAERFGLAQLHQLRGRVGRGSADSACVLVASEKLSPDQHEGSMETSEQLEQSSLALERLNTLVRTSDGFEIAKADLAIRGTGEILGVKQSGKVMLKMANLTTDIAIVEQTLRDADALVHEDPELREVGHAATRNEFLRLYRDAESYLHVG